One Bremerella cremea genomic window carries:
- a CDS encoding DUF1501 domain-containing protein gives MHNRPHIEVPTSRREFLAKSGGGFGALALAALLGDRAQADSGTSEPLDPRAPKATHFPAKAKNVIFLFMEGGPSHIDLFDPKPLLNKLAGQQLPDSFGKVILAMGENDAPLMECPRVWNQHGESGLWVSEWLPEIATCADDLCVIRSCVSDGINHSSGVCQMNTGHVIGGRPSLGAWATYGLGTENQDMPAFVVLTDSNRQVVNGPRNWGSGFMPAAYQGVQFKSGADPILNLNPPSHITPDRQRAKLDLLGQIDRRHSELRHGDSDLEARIKSYELAFRMQSAAPEIVDLSTESEETKQLYGIDQKETNVFGSNCLMARRLVENGVRFVQLYSGAGSGWDAHSNIEGNHGKLCKAVDKPIAGLLKDLKRRGLWDDTLVIWGGEFGRTPMSEQGNGRDHNPTGFTMWMAGGGVPGGRTIGATDELGLRAVENPLHVHDLHASILRILGIDHTKLIYRHKGRPERIDMNEGKAEMKLLGLA, from the coding sequence ATGCATAACCGACCTCACATCGAAGTACCAACCTCGCGGCGTGAATTCCTGGCGAAATCTGGCGGCGGCTTCGGAGCGTTGGCATTGGCCGCGCTGTTAGGCGATCGTGCCCAAGCAGATAGCGGCACGAGCGAACCGCTCGATCCTCGCGCCCCCAAGGCGACTCACTTCCCGGCGAAGGCCAAAAATGTGATCTTCCTGTTCATGGAAGGTGGCCCCAGTCATATCGACCTGTTCGATCCCAAGCCACTGTTAAACAAACTAGCCGGGCAACAATTGCCGGATAGCTTTGGCAAAGTGATTCTGGCCATGGGTGAGAATGACGCGCCTTTGATGGAGTGCCCGCGGGTTTGGAATCAACATGGCGAAAGCGGCTTGTGGGTTTCGGAGTGGCTTCCAGAAATCGCTACCTGTGCCGATGACTTATGCGTAATCCGTTCGTGCGTTTCCGATGGCATCAATCACTCTTCTGGTGTCTGTCAAATGAACACCGGCCATGTGATTGGTGGCCGACCTTCATTGGGTGCCTGGGCAACGTATGGGTTAGGGACAGAAAACCAGGACATGCCGGCATTCGTGGTGCTGACCGACAGCAACCGTCAGGTCGTGAACGGCCCCCGTAACTGGGGCAGTGGCTTTATGCCGGCAGCCTATCAAGGCGTGCAATTTAAATCAGGTGCTGATCCCATCCTGAATTTGAATCCACCAAGCCACATCACACCTGATCGCCAGCGAGCCAAGCTCGATCTTTTAGGTCAGATCGATCGTCGGCATAGCGAACTTCGGCACGGCGATTCTGACTTGGAAGCGCGAATCAAATCGTACGAATTGGCCTTCCGCATGCAATCAGCCGCCCCCGAGATTGTTGATCTGAGTACAGAATCGGAAGAAACCAAGCAGCTTTACGGCATCGACCAAAAAGAAACCAACGTCTTCGGCAGCAACTGCCTCATGGCCCGCCGCTTGGTCGAAAATGGTGTTCGCTTCGTCCAGCTTTACAGCGGAGCTGGCAGCGGGTGGGATGCCCACAGCAATATCGAAGGCAACCACGGAAAACTGTGCAAAGCGGTCGACAAACCAATCGCTGGTCTCTTGAAAGACCTTAAGCGACGCGGTTTATGGGACGATACGCTGGTGATCTGGGGTGGCGAGTTCGGGCGGACACCGATGTCGGAGCAAGGGAACGGACGCGATCACAACCCCACTGGTTTCACCATGTGGATGGCCGGTGGTGGCGTCCCTGGCGGTCGCACCATCGGAGCGACCGATGAACTTGGCCTACGGGCAGTCGAAAATCCGCTGCACGTCCACGACCTGCATGCGTCGATTCTGCGTATCCTGGGGATCGATCACACCAAGCTAATCTATCGCCACAAAGGGCGTCCGGAACGAATCGACATGAACGAGGGCAAAGCCGAAATGAAACTACTCGGGCTGGCCTAA
- a CDS encoding DUF1549 domain-containing protein, with protein sequence MFNHFRPIAPLILLFLTGMMSETLIAGEKESAHFFETKVRPLLAQHCFECHGAKEQKADLRVDRRQHFFKGGTGGPIVEPGKPDESELIAAVKYESYEMPPKGQLPEDQIAILETWVANGAYWPEPQGDVRQDELFTPEDRAWWAFQPVSRPEAPSVDKHAVAHNPIDHFILAKLQSQQLSPAPPAERRDLIRRVYFDMLGMPPTPEEIAAFEADEDEHAYEKLVDKVLADPRYGERWATHWLDLVRYADSDGYRQDAYRPNAWRYRDYVIQSLNADKSYKQFLQEQLAGDELAPDDPAALVATHFLRGGVYEYNSRDAKGQQVLISDELTDTVGDVFMGMGIACAHCHNHKYDPILRDDYYRLQAFFKPMVWKDDHPLVDEAEVKKYEAELAQWEAKHKELLDKIEAIEGPARKSREKKAVSMFPLEVQEMYWKPADERTTYDNQIRYLVYDQVKFEYARLQNGIPKQDRQKWEDLKKELQAFLKTKPTPPPMANIASDAPGVIPPTTIPDDRSKREIKPGFLTILDPQDASIDPSSVAAADTSGRRAALARWLSRDDNPLTPRVIVNRIWQYHFGTGLSSNSSDFGRLGEPPSHPQLLDWLTSEFIENGWHFKPLHRTILLSATYRQSSQIAIPERAQLTDPKNRLLWRYPPRRLEAEQIRDAMLAVSGELDDKSSGPASSSNSASRSVFTKKMRNSPDALLDSFDAPNGFASVAQRNATTTATQSLLMFNGDWTLKRAEAMAKRLNRQYGNDYAEMVRASFQECFGRAPSKSEFAASLSFIQQQIADNQNLAKAKLHDLPSTALIDEPQMQRWSTAFNISDAKPHELLTLPETDPLPSHNFTIEAIVFPRKLFPDASVRTIAARWNGSNATAGWNFGITSEKSAYRPRNLIMQLIGKDKSGQVTYQVVPSNIRIPSDKPYYVAAAVDFDAGTTTFYARDMSYDESELETAVVNHSILGDCGDDSLRFTVGGRDSSSPHNWDGLIDDVRLTRSAILDPAKIMINDPNNLVTDDTVALWRFVRSDPEGPLSDVKDEHPLALSLRSHSDTLSPVLVAISDFCHVLLNSSEFQYVD encoded by the coding sequence ATGTTCAATCACTTCCGGCCTATCGCGCCGCTCATTTTGTTGTTTCTGACTGGGATGATGTCGGAAACGCTGATCGCTGGTGAGAAAGAATCTGCCCACTTCTTTGAGACCAAGGTCCGTCCCCTACTCGCTCAGCACTGCTTCGAATGCCACGGCGCGAAAGAGCAGAAAGCCGATTTGCGAGTAGATCGTCGGCAACACTTTTTCAAAGGAGGAACCGGCGGACCGATCGTCGAGCCAGGCAAACCAGACGAAAGCGAACTGATCGCGGCGGTGAAGTACGAGAGCTACGAGATGCCTCCGAAAGGTCAGCTGCCCGAAGATCAAATCGCGATCCTGGAAACCTGGGTCGCCAACGGTGCCTATTGGCCCGAACCCCAAGGAGACGTTCGTCAAGACGAGCTATTCACCCCAGAAGACCGCGCCTGGTGGGCCTTCCAACCGGTATCGCGTCCCGAGGCTCCTTCGGTCGACAAGCATGCCGTCGCTCACAATCCCATCGATCATTTCATTCTGGCCAAACTTCAATCGCAACAACTTTCACCCGCCCCGCCTGCCGAGCGACGTGACCTGATCCGTCGTGTGTACTTCGACATGTTGGGGATGCCCCCGACTCCGGAAGAAATCGCCGCGTTTGAAGCCGACGAAGACGAACATGCTTACGAGAAACTCGTCGACAAGGTCTTGGCCGATCCTCGCTATGGCGAACGTTGGGCCACACACTGGCTCGATTTGGTTCGCTACGCCGACTCGGACGGTTATCGCCAAGATGCTTATCGCCCCAACGCGTGGCGATACCGCGACTACGTAATCCAAAGCCTCAACGCAGACAAATCGTACAAACAGTTCCTCCAGGAACAACTCGCCGGGGACGAACTCGCTCCGGATGATCCTGCTGCCTTGGTGGCGACCCACTTCCTACGTGGCGGCGTTTACGAATACAACAGCCGCGATGCCAAAGGGCAGCAAGTTCTCATCTCCGACGAACTGACCGACACCGTCGGCGACGTTTTCATGGGCATGGGAATCGCGTGTGCTCATTGCCACAACCATAAGTACGATCCCATTCTGCGTGACGACTATTACCGATTACAGGCCTTCTTCAAACCGATGGTCTGGAAAGACGACCACCCCTTGGTCGACGAGGCCGAGGTAAAAAAGTACGAAGCCGAGCTTGCCCAGTGGGAAGCGAAGCATAAAGAACTGCTCGACAAGATCGAAGCGATCGAAGGGCCAGCTCGCAAAAGCCGCGAGAAGAAGGCGGTCTCGATGTTCCCGCTCGAAGTCCAGGAAATGTACTGGAAGCCAGCCGACGAGCGAACAACTTACGACAACCAAATCCGCTATTTAGTTTACGATCAAGTCAAGTTCGAGTACGCACGTCTGCAAAACGGTATTCCCAAACAAGATCGGCAAAAGTGGGAAGACCTCAAAAAAGAACTTCAAGCCTTTCTGAAAACCAAGCCAACGCCACCGCCGATGGCCAACATCGCCAGTGATGCTCCTGGCGTGATTCCTCCCACAACGATTCCCGACGATCGCAGCAAACGCGAGATCAAACCTGGCTTTCTTACGATTCTCGACCCGCAAGACGCTTCCATCGATCCTTCATCGGTCGCCGCCGCAGATACGAGCGGTCGCCGCGCGGCGCTCGCCCGCTGGCTCTCGCGTGATGACAATCCGTTGACGCCGCGCGTGATTGTAAACCGTATTTGGCAATATCATTTCGGCACTGGCCTCTCCTCCAACTCCAGTGATTTTGGCCGTCTTGGCGAACCGCCCAGTCATCCACAGTTGCTCGATTGGCTGACCAGCGAATTCATTGAGAATGGTTGGCATTTCAAGCCGCTACATCGTACCATCTTACTCTCGGCCACTTATCGTCAATCGTCACAAATCGCCATTCCAGAACGCGCCCAACTGACCGATCCGAAAAACCGTTTACTGTGGCGATATCCGCCCCGTCGGCTGGAAGCGGAACAGATTCGCGATGCGATGCTGGCCGTCAGTGGCGAGTTAGACGATAAATCAAGCGGCCCAGCCTCGTCCAGCAACAGTGCCTCGCGCAGCGTTTTCACCAAGAAGATGCGGAACTCGCCGGACGCCTTGCTAGATAGCTTCGACGCCCCGAATGGTTTCGCCAGCGTGGCTCAGCGTAATGCTACGACAACCGCAACGCAGTCCCTGTTGATGTTTAACGGAGACTGGACGCTCAAGCGAGCCGAAGCAATGGCCAAACGCTTAAATCGCCAGTATGGCAACGACTACGCCGAAATGGTGCGAGCCAGTTTCCAGGAATGCTTCGGCAGAGCGCCGAGCAAGTCGGAGTTCGCTGCTTCACTCTCGTTCATCCAACAGCAAATTGCTGACAACCAAAACCTAGCCAAAGCCAAGTTGCACGATCTTCCATCGACGGCTTTGATCGACGAACCACAGATGCAACGTTGGAGTACCGCCTTCAACATCAGCGACGCCAAGCCGCACGAGCTACTGACCCTGCCTGAGACCGATCCACTTCCTTCGCACAACTTTACGATTGAAGCGATCGTATTTCCTCGCAAACTGTTTCCAGATGCTTCGGTGCGAACGATTGCAGCCCGTTGGAATGGTTCCAATGCTACCGCCGGTTGGAACTTCGGCATCACCAGCGAAAAATCGGCTTATCGCCCGCGCAACTTGATCATGCAATTGATCGGCAAAGACAAGAGTGGTCAGGTGACCTACCAAGTCGTCCCCTCGAACATCCGCATACCTTCGGACAAACCTTACTACGTAGCGGCAGCCGTCGACTTCGATGCCGGCACGACAACTTTTTATGCTCGCGATATGTCGTACGACGAATCGGAGCTCGAAACGGCCGTCGTCAACCATTCAATTCTCGGCGACTGTGGTGATGATTCGCTCCGGTTTACCGTGGGAGGTCGTGATTCGAGTTCGCCCCACAATTGGGACGGTCTGATCGACGACGTCCGTCTCACGCGGAGCGCGATTCTTGATCCTGCCAAAATCATGATCAACGATCCCAACAACTTGGTCACCGACGATACCGTTGCCCTCTGGCGGTTTGTCCGTTCCGATCCGGAAGGGCCTCTTTCCGATGTGAAAGACGAGCATCCTTTGGCTCTTTCCCTCCGCTCGCACAGCGACACGTTGAGTCCCGTCCTCGTCGCTATCAGCGATTTCTGTCATGTCCTTTTGAATTCCAGCGAATTCCAGTACGTCGACTAA
- a CDS encoding FecR domain-containing protein: protein MTREPNKRLGELAHLSVHGSLTSAEHAELEQILLASPEARDEYFLLLDLEYGLAKLAVEETGLQAISLPEAIVSSLGTRREKKAPPSRHSSYMLAMALALLGFLATAFVYWHSNQEGRVAQDGTQSAAKQEKANPNAVASAPPEMQIMQLAGSRFFGESKIFAPGEVLTLDHDYALVAGSVQLRSRTGAEMIVQAPAIFSVQSAERVMLKMGECSVYAPAGAEGFRVLTPHAEVVDKGTRFSINVHESGEADVEVIEGAAEVFTAEEINQPSHTGLLLEAGEGRVISSLGEIATSNGPQFGQTYKSILPDRVVSFDVSPAGDPHPDQLLAVTVQRGGKSYTYDVDQLIDFDLIHFKVNNNTHNLTTPLLSIDPKEGDDSRRRQEYLDRDHCLCTGILNPGGSSQPLTSDPDIANQDLNRRTPGLAVRFHQPIINGPGPDVVLFDLHVIVHPADGDPFHVSPLLFEPGLKTHTVRKYDISLSDHSSHQLSHFRLYGFDRRVRSVEELCQADHNGGVPHAVPAKVIATGIDLSDLGYPAGAEVRELFIQDAMDDENQVDPVFIGAFPPVPSPISPADPTSTEE from the coding sequence ATGACTCGTGAACCAAACAAACGTCTTGGCGAACTAGCTCACCTTAGTGTTCACGGCTCCCTCACTTCCGCCGAGCATGCGGAGTTAGAGCAAATCTTGCTCGCCAGTCCCGAAGCGCGAGACGAGTATTTCCTGCTTCTCGATCTGGAATATGGCTTGGCCAAGTTGGCCGTTGAAGAAACTGGGCTGCAAGCGATCAGCCTGCCAGAGGCGATTGTCTCTTCTTTGGGTACGCGTCGCGAAAAAAAGGCTCCGCCATCCCGGCACAGCAGCTACATGCTTGCCATGGCCTTGGCCCTGCTAGGATTCCTGGCAACGGCTTTCGTATATTGGCACAGTAACCAAGAAGGTCGCGTTGCCCAAGACGGCACGCAGTCGGCAGCAAAGCAAGAAAAGGCGAATCCGAACGCCGTAGCTTCCGCCCCACCCGAAATGCAGATTATGCAACTTGCGGGGAGTCGTTTTTTTGGCGAATCGAAAATCTTCGCTCCGGGAGAAGTCCTGACTCTCGATCACGACTACGCCCTTGTGGCAGGAAGCGTTCAACTTCGCAGCCGCACAGGGGCCGAGATGATAGTCCAAGCGCCTGCGATCTTCTCGGTTCAGTCGGCGGAACGGGTTATGCTGAAAATGGGTGAATGCTCGGTTTACGCTCCCGCTGGAGCAGAAGGATTTCGCGTACTAACTCCGCATGCCGAAGTTGTCGACAAAGGAACTCGCTTCTCCATCAACGTGCATGAATCAGGCGAGGCCGATGTGGAAGTGATTGAAGGAGCCGCCGAAGTTTTTACTGCGGAAGAAATCAATCAACCTTCCCATACCGGGCTGCTCTTGGAAGCGGGCGAAGGACGTGTTATTAGCTCCCTCGGCGAGATTGCCACAAGCAACGGCCCTCAGTTTGGGCAAACCTACAAATCGATTCTGCCCGATCGGGTTGTTTCCTTTGATGTTTCCCCAGCAGGAGATCCCCACCCGGACCAACTTCTGGCCGTTACCGTCCAACGGGGTGGCAAGTCTTACACCTACGATGTCGACCAATTGATCGACTTTGACTTGATCCACTTCAAAGTGAATAACAATACCCACAACCTGACGACTCCTCTGTTGAGCATCGACCCCAAAGAAGGCGATGATTCGCGTCGTCGACAGGAATACCTCGACCGTGATCATTGCCTTTGCACCGGCATCCTCAACCCAGGCGGCAGTTCCCAGCCGCTGACTTCCGACCCAGATATCGCCAATCAAGATCTCAATCGGAGAACCCCTGGTTTAGCGGTCCGCTTCCACCAACCGATAATCAATGGGCCAGGGCCGGACGTGGTTCTTTTCGATTTGCATGTGATTGTACATCCTGCCGACGGGGATCCTTTCCACGTTTCCCCTCTGCTTTTCGAGCCGGGCCTAAAAACCCACACGGTTCGCAAGTACGACATCTCGCTGAGCGATCATAGTTCGCATCAGCTGAGTCATTTTCGTTTGTACGGTTTTGATCGCAGAGTTCGCAGCGTCGAGGAGCTTTGCCAAGCCGATCACAATGGCGGTGTCCCGCATGCGGTGCCTGCGAAAGTCATTGCCACCGGTATCGATCTATCGGACTTAGGCTATCCCGCTGGGGCAGAAGTCCGCGAATTGTTCATCCAAGATGCCATGGATGATGAAAACCAAGTAGATCCGGTCTTCATTGGCGCCTTCCCTCCCGTGCCTTCTCCTATCTCACCCGCAGATCCTACCTCAACGGAAGAGTAG
- a CDS encoding sigma-70 family RNA polymerase sigma factor, which yields MTYQLPERPACDDTSQDQRYADFLTYYSGNCDRLHAYIYSLLPHHADADDVFQRCSLLLWKKFETFDQGRDFLSWACGVAFYEVKNFLRTANRDRLQFSETLLDLLAEKRGEDLSSVPDHLAALRLCVKTLTDRQQQLIWKAYGSATTVADLAADTGRSAQTLYNQLATIRRRLAQCVQMRLAALGEDA from the coding sequence ATGACGTACCAACTTCCAGAACGCCCCGCTTGCGACGACACGTCGCAAGATCAACGCTACGCAGACTTTCTGACGTACTACTCGGGGAATTGTGATCGGTTGCATGCTTATATTTATTCGCTTCTGCCCCACCATGCCGATGCCGACGACGTTTTCCAACGCTGCAGCTTGCTGTTGTGGAAGAAGTTCGAGACCTTCGACCAAGGCCGAGATTTCCTTTCCTGGGCCTGTGGCGTGGCGTTCTACGAAGTCAAAAACTTCCTGCGTACCGCCAACCGCGATCGTCTACAATTTAGTGAAACGCTACTCGACCTTCTGGCAGAAAAACGGGGCGAAGACCTTTCCAGTGTTCCCGATCACTTGGCAGCACTTCGCTTGTGCGTCAAAACCCTGACCGACCGCCAACAACAATTAATCTGGAAGGCGTACGGCAGTGCAACGACCGTAGCGGACTTAGCAGCCGATACCGGTCGCTCTGCCCAGACACTTTACAATCAGTTAGCTACCATTCGCCGCAGACTGGCCCAATGTGTCCAGATGCGACTCGCCGCCCTAGGAGAGGACGCATGA
- a CDS encoding DUF1559 domain-containing protein — MDYRSPTIVRRGFTLVELLVVIAIIGVLIALLLPAVQQAREAARRTQCINNLKQVGLAVHNFHDTFGELPPSRVQYEYLGWSALLLPFMEQGNLYDQIDMKKKYIDQTAAVQQTGISGYVCPSRHKSGDLTQVVQAINGANGAVWDYASVSGPSGDNSIIRQLRKEKGMLVVADGNKDKYRSQTDFASVTDGLTNTIMVGERHVQVQNLRDEKTGHDGPILSGWAYTTMRAAGPDYPLASNKRDDVDGVAHLVFGSFHPGTVNFVMGDGSVRPIQVNIDEINLGRLASCNDGQTLSADF; from the coding sequence ATGGACTACCGATCCCCCACGATCGTGCGCCGCGGCTTTACACTTGTTGAACTCTTAGTCGTCATCGCGATTATCGGTGTTCTCATTGCCCTTCTTCTTCCAGCCGTGCAACAAGCCCGCGAAGCTGCCAGACGAACGCAGTGCATTAACAACCTCAAACAGGTTGGACTGGCCGTTCATAATTTTCACGATACCTTCGGCGAACTTCCTCCTTCACGCGTTCAGTACGAATACCTTGGCTGGTCAGCTCTGTTGCTCCCCTTCATGGAACAAGGCAATCTCTACGATCAGATTGACATGAAGAAGAAATACATCGATCAAACCGCTGCCGTGCAGCAAACCGGCATATCAGGTTATGTCTGCCCCAGCCGCCACAAGTCAGGAGATCTCACGCAGGTCGTTCAGGCAATCAATGGGGCCAACGGCGCCGTCTGGGACTACGCTTCTGTCTCCGGTCCCAGCGGCGACAATTCGATCATTCGTCAACTGCGAAAAGAAAAAGGTATGCTGGTCGTCGCCGACGGCAACAAAGATAAATACCGCAGCCAAACCGACTTCGCTTCCGTGACCGACGGCCTAACCAACACCATCATGGTTGGCGAGCGGCATGTGCAGGTCCAAAATCTGCGCGACGAAAAGACAGGACACGATGGTCCGATTCTAAGCGGCTGGGCCTACACGACGATGCGAGCTGCTGGACCAGACTACCCACTCGCGAGCAACAAGCGTGACGACGTTGATGGCGTGGCCCACTTGGTGTTTGGCAGCTTCCACCCTGGCACCGTTAATTTCGTGATGGGAGACGGCAGCGTTCGGCCAATTCAAGTCAACATCGATGAGATCAACCTAGGGCGACTGGCCAGCTGCAACGACGGACAGACGCTCAGCGCTGACTTCTAG
- a CDS encoding sulfatase-like hydrolase/transferase produces the protein MALPRLSTQRVLLSLVFVVLSSSWLAAANKPNIVLVITDDQGYGDLACYGNPVIKTPHIDKLAAESSQLSNYHVAPTCSPTRAALQSGHWTDRAGAWHTIMGRSMLRADEATLGQLLKENGYKTAMFGKWHLGDNYPYRPEDRGYDEVYRHGGGGVGQTPDVWDNAYFDGAYFHNGQIERAEGFCTDVFFQQANQFIRENAKSDHPFFAYIATNAPHGPLHCPQKYMDQYSEQSPAIAAFFGMITNIDDNVGQTRALLEELGIAENTIFIYTTDNGTATGNTVFNAGMRGKKGSEYEGGHRVPLMCYWPAGGMNRKHVSNKLTHAVDIAPTLLDLTGGQAPAGYPFDGKSIRPLLEADNHSKWNDRFLVTDSQRVRDPIKWKQTAVMSQDWRLVNGNELYEINQDPGQKHNVAQDHPEQVAKMRAFYDKWWAELEPTFAKTTEIYLGHPNSGAVSLTGHDWIQQSLPPWNQAHIRAAHGLGSSKTASRHNGHWAVNVIRDGTYEIDVRRWPAEAEHPIQAELSPGTNVPGASRAYRTTPGKAIPITSATLRINGKDLETQPVAPHDTKIVFTTKLNKGSHQLAPVFTTDTNEEVGAYYAVVRYQGDSNERAKTRQPNIIFVMADDMGWGQTGYRQHPVLKTPNLDDMAANGLRFDRFYAGCCVCSPTRASVLTGRSPDRCGVLSHGYALRHQEKTIAQALKDAGYVTGHFGKWHLNGLKGPGAPILPDDPYSPGNFGFDEWLSVTNFYDQSPLMSREGKFEQKEGDSSDVVVAEAIKFLRKHKDGSQPMFSVIWYGTPHSPFKALAQDKAPFDKLNEKSAEHYGELVAMDRSLGTLRAALRDMNIAENTLLVFCSDNGGLTGIQPETVGGLRGHKGNVYEGGLRVPAIIEWPSQIEPRITNYPACTMDLFPTVADLLGLPEAIFVRPLDGISLKPLLTQELAAREQPIPFRFQKQAAWVDNDWKLVHPNAKRFELYNLKTDPHETHDLAKQQPERFAQMKKAFLAWNDMVNASFIGKDYAAGELATPDPKPEFWFEDPRYTPYLPAWKNRWEFKSYIERVSSQKK, from the coding sequence ATGGCGTTACCTCGCTTATCGACTCAGCGCGTGCTTCTCTCTCTCGTTTTCGTTGTGCTGAGCTCTTCCTGGCTGGCCGCCGCGAACAAGCCGAACATTGTGCTTGTCATCACCGACGATCAAGGTTACGGCGATCTTGCCTGCTATGGCAACCCTGTCATCAAGACTCCCCACATCGACAAGCTGGCGGCGGAATCTTCGCAGCTTTCTAACTATCACGTCGCTCCGACTTGTTCGCCAACGCGAGCAGCGCTGCAATCCGGACATTGGACCGATCGCGCTGGCGCATGGCACACGATCATGGGGCGATCCATGCTCCGAGCCGACGAGGCGACCTTGGGGCAACTACTCAAAGAGAACGGCTACAAGACGGCCATGTTTGGCAAATGGCACCTAGGAGACAACTATCCCTATCGCCCCGAGGATCGCGGTTACGACGAAGTTTATCGACATGGCGGCGGCGGCGTGGGGCAAACTCCGGATGTGTGGGACAACGCCTACTTCGATGGAGCTTACTTCCATAACGGGCAAATCGAGCGAGCAGAAGGTTTTTGCACCGATGTCTTCTTTCAGCAAGCTAACCAGTTCATCCGCGAGAACGCCAAGTCAGATCACCCCTTCTTTGCTTATATCGCCACCAACGCGCCCCATGGTCCGCTGCACTGCCCACAGAAGTATATGGATCAGTACTCGGAGCAAAGCCCCGCTATCGCGGCCTTCTTCGGTATGATCACCAACATCGACGACAACGTCGGCCAGACACGTGCCTTGCTAGAAGAGCTTGGAATCGCCGAGAACACCATCTTTATCTACACCACCGACAACGGCACCGCGACCGGCAATACCGTGTTTAACGCCGGCATGCGTGGCAAGAAAGGAAGCGAGTACGAAGGAGGACATCGCGTACCGCTGATGTGCTATTGGCCAGCTGGCGGCATGAACCGCAAACACGTTAGCAACAAACTGACCCATGCCGTCGACATTGCCCCTACCCTGCTAGACTTGACTGGCGGCCAGGCCCCAGCGGGCTATCCGTTCGATGGTAAGTCGATTCGCCCACTTCTCGAAGCGGATAACCACAGCAAATGGAACGATCGCTTTCTGGTTACCGACTCTCAGCGCGTGCGCGATCCGATTAAGTGGAAGCAAACCGCCGTCATGTCGCAAGATTGGCGACTGGTCAACGGCAACGAGCTTTACGAAATCAACCAAGACCCCGGCCAGAAACATAACGTCGCTCAAGATCATCCAGAGCAAGTCGCCAAGATGCGGGCGTTCTACGATAAGTGGTGGGCCGAACTTGAACCAACGTTCGCGAAGACAACCGAGATCTACCTAGGACATCCCAACTCGGGCGCAGTCTCGCTGACTGGGCACGATTGGATTCAGCAGAGCCTACCTCCTTGGAACCAAGCCCACATCCGCGCAGCCCACGGCCTCGGCTCTTCTAAGACTGCCTCGCGGCACAACGGTCATTGGGCTGTCAACGTGATTCGCGACGGCACGTACGAAATCGATGTGCGTCGCTGGCCAGCCGAGGCGGAGCACCCGATCCAAGCCGAACTTTCCCCAGGTACCAATGTTCCCGGCGCTTCTCGGGCCTATCGCACAACCCCAGGAAAAGCGATTCCGATCACCTCGGCCACGCTGCGCATAAACGGGAAAGATCTAGAAACCCAACCGGTTGCCCCCCACGACACGAAGATCGTCTTCACGACCAAGCTAAACAAGGGTTCGCACCAGTTGGCCCCGGTGTTCACAACCGACACGAATGAAGAAGTCGGAGCCTATTACGCCGTCGTGCGATATCAAGGCGATTCTAACGAACGTGCCAAGACACGTCAGCCAAACATCATTTTTGTGATGGCCGACGACATGGGCTGGGGGCAGACAGGCTATCGCCAGCATCCCGTTTTAAAGACACCCAACCTAGACGACATGGCCGCAAATGGGTTGCGATTTGATCGCTTCTATGCCGGATGCTGTGTCTGCTCGCCCACCCGGGCGAGCGTACTAACCGGGCGTTCTCCTGATCGCTGTGGGGTGCTCTCGCACGGTTACGCGTTGCGACACCAAGAAAAGACCATCGCCCAAGCTCTCAAAGACGCCGGATACGTGACCGGCCATTTCGGCAAGTGGCATCTCAATGGCCTCAAGGGCCCAGGGGCTCCTATTCTGCCGGACGATCCCTACAGCCCTGGCAACTTCGGGTTCGACGAATGGCTATCGGTTACCAACTTTTACGACCAAAGTCCGCTGATGAGTCGCGAAGGGAAGTTCGAGCAAAAGGAAGGGGACTCGTCCGATGTCGTAGTGGCAGAAGCGATCAAGTTTCTGAGAAAGCATAAAGATGGCAGCCAGCCGATGTTTAGCGTTATCTGGTATGGTACGCCCCATAGTCCATTCAAGGCTCTTGCCCAAGACAAAGCTCCGTTTGATAAGCTGAACGAAAAGTCGGCGGAGCATTACGGCGAATTGGTCGCGATGGACCGTAGCCTCGGAACACTACGTGCGGCGCTGCGCGATATGAATATTGCAGAAAACACGCTATTGGTTTTCTGCAGCGACAACGGCGGCCTAACAGGCATTCAGCCAGAAACCGTGGGAGGCCTGCGTGGGCATAAAGGGAACGTCTACGAAGGTGGCCTGCGCGTACCGGCGATCATCGAGTGGCCGAGTCAAATAGAACCACGCATCACCAACTACCCGGCCTGCACGATGGACCTGTTTCCCACGGTGGCTGACTTGCTAGGCTTGCCTGAGGCGATCTTCGTACGCCCCTTAGATGGTATCAGCCTAAAGCCACTGCTCACTCAAGAACTCGCTGCGCGCGAGCAACCGATCCCGTTCCGTTTTCAGAAACAAGCAGCCTGGGTCGATAACGACTGGAAGCTAGTCCATCCCAATGCGAAGAGGTTTGAACTGTACAACCTGAAAACCGATCCGCACGAAACACATGACCTGGCCAAGCAACAGCCAGAGCGTTTTGCCCAAATGAAAAAAGCATTCCTGGCCTGGAATGACATGGTCAACGCCAGCTTCATTGGCAAAGACTACGCAGCCGGCGAACTTGCCACGCCTGATCCAAAACCAGAATTCTGGTTTGAAGATCCCCGCTACACCCCTTATCTGCCTGCCTGGAAAAACCGGTGGGAGTTCAAATCGTACATCGAACGTGTTTCCTCACAGAAGAAATAA